The following proteins are encoded in a genomic region of Arachis stenosperma cultivar V10309 chromosome 4, arast.V10309.gnm1.PFL2, whole genome shotgun sequence:
- the LOC130975043 gene encoding uncharacterized protein LOC130975043, translating into MFASVQVNIPFIKALQQMPSYIKYMKELLTKKNPLKGGQMVVMNKECSALIQKDLPTKKKDLGSFHIPCVIRDTMIDRGFCDLGASINLMPLSLMKKLQINELRSTDVILQLADKNQKRAEGVVKNALVKVGKYLLPTDFVLFEMEESYLHPIIMGRAFLAIVRALIDVEQGELILRIHDEQLTFHVFKPS; encoded by the coding sequence ATGTTTGCATCTGTTCAAGTAAATATCCCTTTCATCAAGGCTCTCCAACAGATGCCTTCATATATCAAGTACATGAAGGAGCTGCTGACCAAGAAGAACCCATTGAAGGGTGGACAAATGGTAGTTATGAATAAGGAATGCAGTGCTCTCATTCAGAAGGatttacctacaaagaagaaggatCTAGGGAGTTTTCACATCCCTTGTGTTATAAGGGATACAATGATTGATagaggattctgtgatctaggagcaagcataaatctcaTGCCTTTATCTCTCATGAAGAAGCTGCAAATTAATGAGCTGAGATCCACAGATGTAATCCTTCAACTGGCTGACAAGAATCAGAAACGAGCAGAAGGAGTGGTTAAAAATGCACTGGTgaaggttgggaagtacttactaCCCACAGATTTTGTTCTTtttgaaatggaagaaagctaTCTCCACCCAATCATTATGGGGAGAGCATTCTTAGCCATTGTTAGAGCACTCATTGATGTCGAACAAGGGGAGTTGATATTGAGAATACACGACGAACAACTCACCTTTCATGTCTTCAAACCCTCATAA